The following nucleotide sequence is from Kiritimatiellia bacterium.
GGGAGGGGCAGGAGCAGGAGGTCTTTTCGCCGGACGGGCCCTTGCAACTGCAGGAGCCGTGGCGGCGGTTTCGACGCGTCAGCGCCAGGCCGAGCCCGAGAATGCACAGGGCCACGACACCCAGCACGACCGCCAGTTGCACGAGCAGGTTCATGACTCGCTCTTGATCATGACCAGGGCCATTTTGAACGGCTTCGCGGCCTTGAGGGCGTGCGGCTCGTGGGCCGGCATGATGACCATGTCGCCGGCCTTCGCCCGCAGGCCTTTCCCGGAAATCGTGATGCGGGCCTCGCCGTCGAGGATCCAGACCATCGCGTCGAACGGCGCGGAATGGGTGCTCAAGCCCTGCCCCTTGTCGAAGGCGAACACGGTCACGGTGCCGGCCTTCTTAGAAAGTACAGTACGGCTGACCACCGCCCCGGCCTGGTAGTCCGCCAGCCCGGTCAGCGGTATCGCCCGGGACATCAAATCGCCCGGCTTTTTCACGGTTTTTTTAAGCGCCATATGGGTCTATCCCTTCTCCAAACATCTTCCCCGTTCAGAAGTATACTATACCTGATCGTCCGCGGCTGGTACAAAAGACTTACATGAAACGGTTGCATTATCCAGTCCTGCTCCTCGCGCTGCTGGCCGGCCGCGCCGCATCGGGCGCATGGCAGGACAAGGTCGACCCGCGCGTGCTGCAATCCGTTGATGGTTCCAGCGATGCGCAGACGGAATTCCTGGTATTCCTGGATGAGCGCGCCGACCTGTCGGGGGCCGCCGCACTGCGGACCAAGGAGGAAAAAGGCCGGTTCGTGTACCGCGCGCTGACGGCAACCGCTGAACGGACCCAGCCCGCCCTGCGCGCGCGCCTGCAATCCCTGGGCGCGCTCGAGCAGTCGTTCTGGATCGACAACATGCTCCTCGTCCGCGGCAACGCGTCCCTGGTCCGCGAATTGGCGGAACGGGGTGACGTGCGCCGCCTGTCCGCGAATCCCTGGGTGGACGCGCGCCTGCCCCGCGACCTGGCCGCCCCGCGCTTGCCGGACGCGCCCACCGCCGCGGAGTGGGGCGTCAGCAAGGTCAACGCGACCGGCGTCTGGGCGCTGGGTTTCACGGGCCAGGGCGCGGTCGTCGGCGGCCAGGACACCGGCTACGACTGGGATCACCCGGCGCTGAAAAACCAGTACCGCGGCTTCGACGGGAGCGCGACCAACCACAATTATAACTGGCACGACGCGATCCACAGCGGGGGCGGCGGCTGCGGTGCGGACTCGCTTGTTCCCTGCGACGACGACACGCACGGCACGCACACGATGGGCACCATGGTCGGCGACGACGGGGCCGGCAACCAGGTCGGCGTCGCGCCCGGCGCGCGCTGGATCGGGTGCCGCAACATGAACGTCGGCTGGGGCACGCCGGCGACGTACGCGGAGTGCTTCCAATGGTTCGTCGCGCCCACGGACCTGACGAACGGGAATCCCGACCCGGCGAAGGCGCCGGACGTGATCAATAACTCCTGGGGGTGCCCGACGGCCGAGGGATGCACGGATCCCAATGTCTTGAGCGGCGTCGTGGCCGCCGCGCGGGCCGCCGGCATCGTCGTCGTGGCCTCGGCCGGCAACAGCGGTTCGGCTTGCGGCACGGTCAGCGATCCGCCGTCCTTCTACGAGGATTCCTTCACCGTCGGCAACACGGACTCCAGCGACAACATCAACAGCGGCAGCAGCCGCGGCCCGGCGACGGCGGACGGCAGCGGGCGGATGAAGCCCGACATCAGCGCGCCGGGCACCAGCGTACGCTCCTGCGTGCCCGGCACGGGCTACGGATACAAGACAGGCACCAGTATGGCGGCCCCGCACGTCGCGGGCACCGTGGCGCTGGTCCTGTCGGCGCATCCCGGGCTGCGCGGGCAGGTGGACCGGATCGAAAAACTGATCGAGCGAACGGCCGTGCCGCGGACCACCGCCCAGGAATGCGGCGGCGTGGCCGGGACAAACGTGCCCAACAATACCTACGGCTGGGGCCGCGTGGACGCCTGCCGGGCCATCGGGCTCGACGACGACGACGCGGACGGCATGCCGAACTGGTGGGAAATCGTCTTCGACCTTAACCCCACGAACGCCGCCGACGCCGGGCTCGATCCCGACGGCGACGGGCTGTTCAATGACCAGGAATTCAGCGCGAACACCGATCCCACGAACGGGACCTCGGTGCTTCAACTGACCGAGGCCCTGCCTTCGGGCTCCAACGCGGTGGCCGTGGCGTGGCGGACCGGCCAGGAAGGATTCGACACCGGCCGCACGTACGATCTCTACCGGTCGTCCAGCCTGGCCGATGGCGGAGACTGGACTTGCGTGGCCTCCAACATCCCTGTCGCCGGCGCACTGACCGGGTTCACGAACGAATGGGATTCGGGCGCGGTTTCGCAGGCCTACTACCGCGTCGCGATTTCCGGCGCGAGCAACGAGGTCCTGTCTGCGCCGATCGCGCTGCGGCCACGCCGCTAAGCGGGCCGCGGGCGGCCCCCTGAATCTTTAGCGTGCGTGACTTTTCTGTACGAGCCGGTGAAATGTGACACGGGCGTCTCGCCCGTGCTTTTTCACGGCCGGGACGGCCGTGCCACCCTTCATATCCAATCCTTCGCTAAACATTCAGGCGACCCTGCTCCACTGCAAACCGGCTGGCTTTTTGATCCCGCGCTGGTATCGTGACCGTTTGCGCGGAGAGAAACCGATGGACTTGCTGACCAGAATCCGAAACGGCGTGTTCCTGATGGACGGGGCCATGGGCACCCAGATCCAGGCCCGCGCCGTGCCGGCGGACGCCTGGCAGGGCCGCGAGGGCTGCAACGAGCTGCTCAACGTCACGGCCCCCGACATCATCGGCTCCATCCACCGCGCCTATTTCGAGGCCGGCAGCGACGCCGTCGAGACGAATACCTTCGGCGCCTCGCCCCTCACGCTCGGGGAATACGAATTGAGCGATCGCGCGCGGGAGATCAACCGGGCGGCCGCCCGGCTGGCCCGCGAGGCGGCGGCCGCTTTCTCTACGCCCGACAAGCCGCGCTATGTCTTCGGGTCCATCGGGCCCGGAACCCGGCTGCCGACGCTCGGCCAGGTGGGGTTCGACGACCTGCGCGCGGCGCTGCGGGTCCAGATGGAAGGGCTGCTGGAAGGCGGCGCGGACGGCATCCTCCTGGAAACCTGCCAGGACCTGCTTCAGATCAAGGCCGGCCTCGCGGCCTATGACGACGTGGTGGGCCGCTCGGCGAAAGTACCGCTGTACGTCTCCGTGACCGTGGAGCAGACCGGCACGTTGCTGATCGGCTCGTCCATCGCCGCCGTCGTCGCCGCGCTGTCGCCCTACCCCATCCACCTCCTCGGGCTGAACTGCGCGACCGGGCCCGAGGCGATGCGTATCCACCTGGACTACCTGGCGGCGAACTGGCCCCGGTTCCTGGCCTGCATGCCGAACGCCGGCCTGCCGGAAATGAAGGCCGGCGGGGTTCACTATCCGCTGGGGCCCGCCGTCTTCGCGGAGAAACTCGGCGCCATGGCCCGCGAGGTGGGGCTGAACGTCGTCGGCGGCTGCTGCGGCACGACGCCGGACCATCTCCGCGCCCTGGCCGCCGCCTTGGACGGGTTCGTCGCGCCGGCCCGCGCCGCGCGGGCCCCGCAGCAGGCGGCCAGCGTCTTCTCGCCCGCGGACCTGACGCAGGATCCGCCGCCGCTGTATATCGGCGAGCGCGCCAACGCGACGGGCTCCAAAAAGTTCCGCGACGCCTTGCTGGCCGATAAGTACGACGACGCCTTCGCGATCCTGCCGGAGCAGGAGGAAGCCAGCGCCCACATCCTCGACTTGAGCTGCGCCTACGCGGGCCGCGACGAGAAGAAGGACATGGAGATCCTCGTCGCGCGCGCCGCCCGCGAGTGCCGCGCGCCGCTGATGATCGACTCCACGCAGGCCGACGTCATCGAGGCCGCGCTGAAGCTCTACGGCGGCCGCGCGCTGATCAATTCCATCAACTTCGAGTCCGGCGAGGACCGCGCCCGCCACGTCGCCGGGCTCGCGCGGAAATTCGGCGCGGGACTGGTCTGCCTGACGATCGACGAGACGGGCATGGCCATGACCGCCGACCGCAAGGTCGCCATCGCGCGGCGGCTGGTCGAGTTCTGCGAGGCCGAGGGGGTCCGCCGGGACGCACTGTTCGTGGACACGCTGACCTTCACCATTGGCAGCGGCGACCCGACGCTGCGCACGGCCGCGCTGGAGACCCTCGAGGCGATCCGCCGGATCAAGCGGGAACTGCCCGGCGTCCGGACGATCCTCGGCCTGTCGAACATCTCCTTCGGGCTCAAACCCGCGGGCCGGAAGGTGCTCAATACCGTATTCCTGGACCGCTGCCTCAAGGCGGGCATGGACGCGTGCATCATCAACGTCGCGTCCATCGTGCCGCTGACGGACCTCGCACCCGACGCCCTGCGCGTGGCCAACGCGCTGCTGGACAACGATGCCTCGGCGGGCGACCCGCTGGAAAGCTTCATACAGTTCTTCGAGGGCGCGGTGGACACGGGGGCCGAGGCCGCCGCGGCCGAACTGCCGCCGGCGGAGGCGCTGGCCCGGGCGGTGATCAAGGGCAAGACCCAGCCGCTGGAGGCCGCCATCCCCGTCCTGCTCGGGCAGTACGCAGCGGAACACATACTGAACGAGATCCTGATCCCGGCGATGAAGGAGGTCGGCCGCCTGTTC
It contains:
- a CDS encoding cupin domain-containing protein; translation: MALKKTVKKPGDLMSRAIPLTGLADYQAGAVVSRTVLSKKAGTVTVFAFDKGQGLSTHSAPFDAMVWILDGEARITISGKGLRAKAGDMVIMPAHEPHALKAAKPFKMALVMIKSES
- a CDS encoding S8 family serine peptidase — its product is MKRLHYPVLLLALLAGRAASGAWQDKVDPRVLQSVDGSSDAQTEFLVFLDERADLSGAAALRTKEEKGRFVYRALTATAERTQPALRARLQSLGALEQSFWIDNMLLVRGNASLVRELAERGDVRRLSANPWVDARLPRDLAAPRLPDAPTAAEWGVSKVNATGVWALGFTGQGAVVGGQDTGYDWDHPALKNQYRGFDGSATNHNYNWHDAIHSGGGGCGADSLVPCDDDTHGTHTMGTMVGDDGAGNQVGVAPGARWIGCRNMNVGWGTPATYAECFQWFVAPTDLTNGNPDPAKAPDVINNSWGCPTAEGCTDPNVLSGVVAAARAAGIVVVASAGNSGSACGTVSDPPSFYEDSFTVGNTDSSDNINSGSSRGPATADGSGRMKPDISAPGTSVRSCVPGTGYGYKTGTSMAAPHVAGTVALVLSAHPGLRGQVDRIEKLIERTAVPRTTAQECGGVAGTNVPNNTYGWGRVDACRAIGLDDDDADGMPNWWEIVFDLNPTNAADAGLDPDGDGLFNDQEFSANTDPTNGTSVLQLTEALPSGSNAVAVAWRTGQEGFDTGRTYDLYRSSSLADGGDWTCVASNIPVAGALTGFTNEWDSGAVSQAYYRVAISGASNEVLSAPIALRPRR
- the metH gene encoding methionine synthase, with the protein product MDLLTRIRNGVFLMDGAMGTQIQARAVPADAWQGREGCNELLNVTAPDIIGSIHRAYFEAGSDAVETNTFGASPLTLGEYELSDRAREINRAAARLAREAAAAFSTPDKPRYVFGSIGPGTRLPTLGQVGFDDLRAALRVQMEGLLEGGADGILLETCQDLLQIKAGLAAYDDVVGRSAKVPLYVSVTVEQTGTLLIGSSIAAVVAALSPYPIHLLGLNCATGPEAMRIHLDYLAANWPRFLACMPNAGLPEMKAGGVHYPLGPAVFAEKLGAMAREVGLNVVGGCCGTTPDHLRALAAALDGFVAPARAARAPQQAASVFSPADLTQDPPPLYIGERANATGSKKFRDALLADKYDDAFAILPEQEEASAHILDLSCAYAGRDEKKDMEILVARAARECRAPLMIDSTQADVIEAALKLYGGRALINSINFESGEDRARHVAGLARKFGAGLVCLTIDETGMAMTADRKVAIARRLVEFCEAEGVRRDALFVDTLTFTIGSGDPTLRTAALETLEAIRRIKRELPGVRTILGLSNISFGLKPAGRKVLNTVFLDRCLKAGMDACIINVASIVPLTDLAPDALRVANALLDNDASAGDPLESFIQFFEGAVDTGAEAAAAELPPAEALARAVIKGKTQPLEAAIPVLLGQYAAEHILNEILIPAMKEVGRLFNDGILQLPFVLKSAEVMKKAVDLLKPHMKKDESGGRRGLMVLATVAGDVHDIGKNLVDIILSNNGFQVVNLGTKMPIERMMAAVREHKADVLGMSGLLVKSAAIMAENMKALEASEIRIPIFLGGAALTPGFVADACQPQYSSPVVYCKDAFEGLAKMRELSETGRLEKTPPKPPSAPAVDFEAPPVSIDLSLPPPKPPFLGHRLATDIRLEDVYPYLNETALIRGRWGYRRGKLGADEYNRLIEDEVKPRLEALKKQCAESGLFQPKAAHGWFRCRAEGETLTVFPADGGEAIPMVFPRQARSPGLSIPDFFRRDEDIAGFMVVTLGPGLETENARLLQRDHYQDYFLLHGLAVEVTDALAEYWHARMRAELGFTEPPLAIQDYIVQKYRGSRYGFGYPACPDLAMNKSCCDLVHAGEIGVTLSDNFMMVPEVTTSALVAHHPAAKYFNV